TGTCGTGGCCGAGGTGCCACCAGAAGTCGTAGTGGAGGAACTGCGGTCCGCGATCGATCTCCCATCGGCCGAGCACATCGAAGCTCTCGCAGTCGAGCACGAAGATGCCCCCCGGCCCGTCGCCGTCAGGGCCGCCGAGCGCGCTCACGTAGATGCCGTCGGGGCCGCAGTGCAGCGTGTGCGGGCGCGAGTAGCCGGCCCGCTTCGCGATCTCCTCGGCGCGCACCGTGTGGACGAGCTCGGGGCGGCGCGGGTCCGGCTTGACGTCGAAGACGAAGATGTTCGACGAGCGGAGCGCCGGGAGCAGGAGGAAGCGGCGCTCGACGTGGGGGTGCGGCGCGTAGGGGCACAGGGCGGCGCTGCACGCGTTCCAGCCGGAATGGTGGAGCTCATCGCCATAGGTCGGCAGCTCGTTGACCGAGACCAGGGTGCCGTACGCCGGCGACCTCGGATCGAGATCGACGACCGTGAGCGCGTCATGGCGCAGCTCGCCCGGGCGCTTCAGGGCGGCGCCCGCGTCGAGCGCGGTCACGTAGGCCAGCCGCTCGGGCGGCGCCTCCATCGCCAGGCGCGGCGACGGGTAAAAGGTGGGATCCGGACGAAACCGCATGCGCTGCGTCTCTTTGAGCTTGGGCGTTCGCGTGTTCTTCCAAGGCGCCGCCGGCGAGGACCGGCGCGCTCCGAGCCTACCCCTACCCCTTCAGATCGGTGCTGAGAAATACCTCGTGGATATCGAGCTTGCTCGGGCCCGCGAACATCTCCTTCGGCGCGCGGTTCCTGTGCGCCTCCGCGAACGCGGGGCTCCGCGTCCAGGCGATGAAGTCGTCCATGGACCGCCACCAGGTCTTCACCTCGTAGAACCCCTGCGCGTCCGGGTCCGGGCTCCACGCGCCGGTCGCGTGGTCCAGCTTCATCGGCTTCGGCCTGTGGACCTCGTTCCGGATGAAGCCGGGCGCCTGATCGACCAGGTGGACCCTGTTCTTGAAGCGATCCTCGAAATCGGCCTCGTGGCCCTCGGCGACGGGGATGCGGTTGGTGACGACGATCATCGCTCCTCTCCTTCTTGCTCGTACGGGAGGCCCGCATGCTGCGGGCGACGGAAAGCTTAGCAGCGCCTGTGCCCGACCGGGGCCGCGCGGCGCTCGCCGCCCTGCTCGCGCGCTCCCGCGCTGGCGCCGCCCGCACGCCGGCAGAATGCCTGGGAATCCCTCGGAGCTCAATGCAATGCCGCCGGCGACACGCAACCGATCAGAACCATCGCTACGGGTTCACCCTAACCGCTCCGACGTCAGCGGATCTCGCGCACTCGAACGGTACAGACCGGCCCGGAAGACGACGGGAAAGCCCCTATGGGCTCGCCAGACTCGAGCATTCCTCGGCGGAGCACGGAAAATCGCACGGAGCGGGCCCTTGTTGAATACCTCACAACGATGCTTGCGTGATCGTGAGTCGCATGATACTCGGATGGCGTCCGGGGCAACGATCATGCCCTGTTTGCAACGAACGGAGCAGGGAACGACGCGCAGCGATCCGCCGGAGCACGACGTCATCGCAAGGGACATCGACCTCCGGCCTCATCTGGCCTCGCTCGCCTCGCCTGTTCCGCCCGGGCTCGCGGCGCCTCCGCCGTGCGCCGATCATCGAACCAGAGGGATATGACAAGCCACGTCCTCATCACCGGTGGAGCAGGGTTCATCGGCTCTCACGTCGCCGACGAGCTCCTGCGCCAGGGGGTCCGCGTCCGGGCGCTCGACAGCCTGGTCCCTCAGGTGCACGGCCCCGACCGCCGCCGCCCGGCGTACCTCGACCCGGAGGTCGAGCTCATCGTGGGTGATGTCCGCGACCGCGACGCGGTGAGGTCGGCGCTCCGGGGCGTGGACGCGGTTGTCCACTTCGCGTCCGCGGTCGGGGTCGGACAGAGCATGTACAAGATCGCGGAGTACACCTCGATCAACAACGTCGGCACCGCCGTGCTCCTCGAGGAGCTCGCCGAGAAGCCGGTCTCGAGGCTGCTCGTCGCCTCCAGCATGAGCGTGTATGGCGAGGGGCTCTACCGGACGGCCTCCGGCGCGGTGGTCCCCGGCGTGAGCCGGCCGCTCGAGCAGCTCAGGCGCGGCGACTGGGAGGTCCGGAGCGAGGCCGGCGAGGCGCTCGTGCCCATCCCGACGCCCGAGTCCAAGCCCCCGTCGCTCGAGTCGGTCTATGCGCTCTCCAAGTACGACCAGGAGCGGCTCTGCCTGATGATCGGGCGCGCCTATCAGATCCCGACCGTCGCGCTCCGCTTCTTCAACGTCTACGGCCGCCGCCAGGCCCTCTCCAACCCGTACACCGGCGTCCTCGCCATCTTCGCCGCGAGGCTCCTCAACGGCCGTCCGCCCGTGATCTTCGAGGACGGGCTGCAGCGGCGCGATCTCGTGAGCGTCACCGACGTCGCCCGCGCCTGCGTCCGGGCCCTCGGCGCCGACGCCGCGATCGGCCAGGTGCTCAACATCGGCAGCGGGCGGTCGTACACCGTGCGCGAGGTCGCCGAGCGCGTCCGCGAGGTGATGGGGAAGAGCGGTATCGAGCCCGAGATCGTCGGGAAATCCCGGCTGGGCGACGTCCGGCACTGCTTCGCCGACATCGGCGCGGCGCAGCAGAAGATCGGGTATGCGCCCCGGGTCTCGCTCGAGGAGGGGCTCCGCGATCTCGCCGACTGGCTCGAGGGTCAGGTGGCGAAGGACGCTGTCGCCCAGGCCCGCGCAGAGCTGGAATCCAGGGGGCTGACGGTATGAGCGCCGCGGCGCTCGACCCGGACGGCGCGACCCTGGCGGAAGGACGCCCGGCGCTGATCACCGGCGGCGCCGGCTTCATCGGGGCCAACCTGGCCCACCGCCTGCTCCAGGCGGGAGAGGCGGTGATCCTCTTCGACAACCTCTCCCGCCCCTCGGTGGCGCGCAACGTCGAGTGGCTGAGGCGCACCCACGGTGACCGCGTCACGCTGATCACCGGCGACGTGAGGGACGCCCGCGCTGTCGCGGCCGCGGTCCGGCGCGCCTCCAGCGTCTTCCACTTCGCCGCCCAGGTGGCCGTGACGACGAGCCTCGTCCAGCCGGTGGAAGACTTCGAGATCAACGCCCGCGGGACGCTCAATGTCCTCGAGGCGATCCGCGCCGAGAGCGCCCCTCCGCCGCTCCTCCTCACGTCGACCAACAAGGTGTACGGCGGCCTCCCCGACGTCCCGCTCTCGTGCAGCGGCCGGCGCTACGAGCCCACGGATCCGGAGCTCCGGGCCTCCGGCGTCTCCGAGGCCCGCCCGCTCGATTTCCACAGCCCCTACGGCTGCTCCAAGGGCGCGGCGGACCAGTACGTCATCGATTATGCCCGCACCTTCGGGCTCCCCGCGGCGGTGTTCCGGATGAGCTGTATCTACGGTCCTCGCCAGTTCGGGACCGAGGACCAGGGGTGGGTCGCTCATTTCCTCCTCCAGGCGCTCCGGCGGGAGCCGATCACCCTCTACGGCGACGGGATGCAGGTGCGGGACGTGCTCTTCATCGACGATCTCGTCGACGCGCTCCTCCTCGCCCGCGGCGACATCCGGCGGATCTCGGCGTCGGCGTTCAACGTCGGCGGGGGCCCTGAGAACACCCTCAGCCTGCTCGAGCTGCTCGACCTCATCGAGGAGCTCGACGGCAAGCGCCCCCTGATCGGCTTCGAGGGGTGGCGGCCGGGCGATCAGCGGTACTACGTCTCCGACTGCCGCCGGCTCTCCGCGGCCACGGGGTGGTGGCCGCGCGTCCGGGTCCGCGAGGGGGTGCGCAGGCTGCACGGCTGGCTGCGGGAGATGACGGAGACGACGGGCGCCGGGAAGGCCGTCGCCGCCGGCCAGCCCGCGAAGGAGCCGTGCGCGGGGGGCGTCCGGTGAGGTTCGCGCTCGTCAACCCGGCCTGGAGCTTCGAGGGGAGCATCTATTTCGGCTGCCGCGAGCCTCACCTGCCCCTCGAGTACGGCTACGCCAGGGCGCTGCTCGAGGCCGCGGGGCACGAGGCGACCGTCATCGACGCCCAGGCCCGGGGCCTCGCCGACGGCGCCCTCCGCGACGAGGTGGCCGCGCTCCGCGCCGACGCGATCGTGGTGACCACCGCGCCGAGCTACCTCTTCTGGCGCTGCGCGCCGCCCGAGCTCCGCGTCCCGCAGCAGGCGCTCCGCGCACTCCACGGGCTGCCAGGGCTCCGGCTCGCGGTGGGCCCCCACGCCTCCACCACCCCTCGCGCCACCCTGCGCAAGCTCGGGGTCGACGCCGTGGTGATGGGCGAGTGCGAGGACGTGCTGGTGGAGCTCGCCGATCGCCCGCGATCGCGCTGGGGCGAGATCGACTCGATCGCCTGGCTGGAAGGTGACGAGGCGCGCGTGCAGGGCGGCCCGCGCGCCTCGGACATGGGCCGGCTGCCGGCCCTCCGCTGGGACGAGGCCACGGTGGCGCGCCACGCCCACCACCACCACCGCTTCGACGCCGCGCCGATCGGCCCCGGCGCGGAGGTCGAGGCGTCCAGAGGGTGCCCCTACCACTGCACCTTCTGCGCGAAGGACAACTTCCGCGAGGGCTACCGCAAGCGCCCCCTCGACGTGCTCCTCGACGAGCTCGACGGGCTCGTCGCCCAGGGCGTCCGTTACGTCTACTTCATCGACGAGATCTTCCTGCCGGATCGCCCGCTGCTCGAGGCGCTCGTCGATCGCCCGGTGTCGTTCGGCGTCCAGATGCGCGTCGACAACTGGAGCCGGGAGATGCTCGACCTGCTCGGGAGAGCGGGGTGCGTCTCGATCGAGGCAGGGGTGGAGAGCATCACCCGGGAGGGCAGGAGCCTCCTGGCCAAGCGCTGCAAGCTCTCGACCGAGCAGCTCGGCGATCTCCTGATCCACGCCAAGCAGAGCGTCCCCTTCGTCCAGGCGAACCTGATCCAGTCGCCGACCGACGATCCCGCGGACGTCGCCGCCTTCCGGGAGCGGCTCCGGCAGCACGGCGTGTGGGCGAACGAGCCGGTGCCGATGTTCCCTTACCCGGGCTCGCCCGAGTACACGATGCGCTGGGGCGCACCCGATGATCAGGCGTGGGAGCGCTCGGTCGCGCACTACCTCGATCGGTTCGATCGCTTCAGCGACCTCCAGGACAGCCGCCCTCTCCCGCTCTCCGCGCTGGAGATCGCGCCCCCCGGCCATGGCTGACGCCGCGCGCGCCCCCGGCTCCGTCTTGATGACCGCCGACACGGTGGGGGGCGTCTTCTCCTACGCGATCGAGCTCGCGCGCGCGCTCGCGGCGCGCGGGGTCAGGACGTCGCTCGCCACCCTGGGCGGGCCGCTCTCCGCGCCCCAGCGCGAGGCCGCGGGCCGCGTGCCCGGGCTCGCCGTCTTCGAGAGCTCCTTCCGGCTCGAGTGGATGGAGGATCCCTGGGACGACGTCGCGCGCGCCGGGGACTGGCTCCTCGAGCTCGAGGAGCGCCTCCGCCCGGCGCTGATCCACCTGAACGGCTATGCGCACGGCGCGCTCGACTTCCGCGCCCCGAAGCTCGTGGTGGCCCACTCGTGCGTCCTCTCCTGGTGGGCGGCGGTCCTCGGCGGGGAGGCGCCGCCGCGGTACGATCGCTACCGGCGCGAGGTGGCCCGGGGGCTCGCCGCCGCGTCGGCGGTGGTGGCCCCGACCCGGGCGATGCTCGACGCCCTCCTGCGCCACCACGGCCCGCTCCCCGCGGGCTCGCGGGCGGAGGTGATCTCCAACGCCGCCGATCCCGCGCGGTTCGCCCCGCGCCCCAAGGAGGAGCTCGTCCTCGCGGTCGGGCGGCTCTGGGACCAGGCCAAGAACATCGAGGCGCTCGGCGAGGTAGCCCCTCACCTGCCCTGGCCGATCCAGGTGGCCGGGAGCGACGTGCGCCCCGGCGGGGGCGCGAGCGCGATACCCCTCCCCTCGCTCGAGCGCCTCGGCGTGCTCTCGCCCTCCGCCGTCGCCGCCGCGCTCGGCCGCGCGTCGATCTACGCTCACCCGGCCCGCTACGAGCCGTTCGGCCTCTCGGTCCTGGAGGCGGCGCTCTCCGGGTGCGCCCTCGTCCTGGGCGACATCCCCAGCCTGCGCGAGGTCTGGGGGGACGCGGCCCTCTACGTGGATCCCGGCGACACGGAGGCCCTCCGGCGCGCGCTCCGGACGCTCATCGACGCGCCCGGCGCGCGGCGCGAGATGGCTGCGCGCGCCCGCGCCCGCGCCCTCGGCTTCTCGCCGCGGCGGATGGCCCGGGGCTACCTGCGCCTCTACGGCGAGCTCCTCGGCCGCGGGCGCAGCGAACAGCGCTCGCCGGCGAGGGAAGCGCGCTCGCCGGCGCGCGATGCGGCCGTGGTGCTCGAGCGGCGCGGGACCTCGGGGTTCGCGGCCGCGCTCCCCGCGAAGAAGGCGAGCACGCCATGCGCATAGCCCTGTTCTGCCACTCCCTGCTCTCCGACTGGAACCACGGGAACGCGCACTTCCTCCGCGGCGTGGTCACCGAGCTCGCCGAGCGCGGGCACGAGGTCCGCGCCTTCGAGCCGAGGGACGCCTGGAGCCTCCAGAACCTCGTCGCCGATCACGGCGACGCGCCGCTCCGCGAGGTGAGGGAGGTCTATCCGCGCGTCGATCCGATCCGCTACGACCTTGCCTCGCTCGACCTGGACGAGGCGCTCGAGGGCACCTCGCTGGTCATCGTCCACGAGTGGAGCGAGCCCGAGCTGGTCGCCCGCATCGGCGCGCACCGGGCACGCGCGCCGCGCGCGCCGTACCGGCTGCTCTTCCACGACACGCACCACCGGTCGGTGACGGATCCCGGGGCCATGGCGCGCTACGACCTCACCCGCTACGACGGCGTCCTCGCCTTCGGCCGGGTGATCCGCGACCTCTACCTCGCGCGACGATGGGCCCGCCGGGCCTTCGTCTGGCACGAGGCCGCAGACGTCCGCGTGTTCCGCCCGCGCCGCGGGGCCGGGCCGGAGCGCGATCTCGTGTGGATCGGCAACTGGGGCGACGAGGAGCGCACCCGCGAGCTCGACGCGTTCCTGATCGGCCCTGCGCGCGATCTCGGCCTCTCCGCCCACGTGTACGGGGTGCGTTACCCCGAGCACGCCCGCGCCGCGCTCGACGCGGCCGGCATCGAGCACCGGGGCTGGCTCCCCAACTACCGCGCTCCCGAGGCGTTCGCGCGGGCCAGGGTGACCGTCCACGTCCCGAGGAGGCCCTACGTCGCCTCGCTCCCGGGGATCCCGACCATCCGGCCGTTCGAGGCCATGGCCTGCGCCATCCCGCTCATCTGCTCGCCGTGGAGCGACGCGGAGGGGCTGTTCTCGCCCGGCCTCGACTACCTCGTCGCCCGGGACGGCGACCAGATGAAGCGCCACCTCGCGGCCCTCCTCGCCGAGCCCGCCCTGGCGGCCGAGCTGGCGGAGCGGGGGCGCAGGACGATTCTCGCGCGCCACACGTGCGCCCACCGGGTCGACGAGCTCCTCGCCATCTCCGCCGAGCTCGGCGTCGAGGTCGACCCTCCCGCGCCCGCCGCCACACCCCAGCGAGCCACGTCATGAACCGACGCAGCCCACGCCCGACCCTGAGCCGATCGCTCGACATCGCCTTCTTCGGATCGAGCCTCGTCTCCGCCTACTGGAACGGAGCCGCCACCTACTACCGCGGCATCCTCCGCGCCCTCGCGGCGCGAGGGCACCGCATCACCTTCCACGAGCCGGACGCCTACGATCGGCAGAAGCACCGCGACATCGAGGACCCGCCGTGGGCCCGCGTCGTTGTCTATTCCGGCACCGACCCCGCGGAGCCCAGGCGGCTCGTCGAGCAGGCCCGGAGCGCCGACGTCGTCGTCAAGGCCAGCGGCGTCGGCGTCTTCGACGAGCTGCTCGAGGCCGAGGTCGCCGCGCTCGATCGGCCGGGGCTCACGACGATCTTCTGGGACGTCGACGCCCCGGCCACGCTCGAGCGGGTCCGCGCCGCGCCGTCGGATCCCTTCCGCGCGCAGATCCCGCGCTACGACCTGGTCTTCACCTACGGCGGCGGCGACCCGGTGGTGCGCGGCTACGAGGCGCTCGGCGCGCGGCGCTGCGCGCCCATCTACAACGCGCTCGACCCCGAGACCCACCTCGAGGTCGCGCCGGATCCTCGATTTCATTGCGATTTTGCGCTGCTCGCCAACCGCCTGCCGGACCGGGAGCGGCGCGTGGAGGAGTTCTTCCTGCGGCCCGCGGCCGCGCTCCCCGGGCTCCGGTTCCTCCTTGGCGGCAGCGGCTGGCAGGACAAGGCGTTGCCCCCGAACGTCCGTTACGTCGGGCACGTCTACACGGCGGACCACAACGCCTTCAACGCCAGCGCCCGCGCGGTGCTGAACGTGGCCCGCGACAGCATGGCGTCGGTCGGCTTCTCCCCGGCGACCCGCGTCTTCGAGGCCGCGGGCGCGGCCGCGTGCCTCGTCACCGACGCGTGGGAGGGGATCGAGCTCTTCCTCGAGCCCGGGCGCGAGGTGCTGGTCGCGAGGAGCGGCGACGACGTCGCGGAGATCCTCCGGACGCTCACGCCCGAGCGGGCCCGCGCGATCGGCAGGGCGGCGAAGCAGCGCGTGCTCGCGGGGCACACCTACGCCGAGCGCGCGAGGCAGGTCGAGGCCCTGCTGGCCCGCCCCGACGGCGCAACCCTCACCGCGAACGCGCCGCCGTGAAGCCCATCTCCTTCGTCTTCCTGGGCCTGTCGATCACCTCGTCGTGGGGCAACGGCCACGCGACGACGTACCGCGGGCTGCTCAGGCGGCTGGCCCAGCGGGGGCACAGCGTGCTGTTCCTGGAGCGGGACCTCTCGTTCTACGCGGAGAACCGCGACCTCCCGAGCCCGCCCTACGGCCGGACCGAGCTCTACCGGGGGCTCGACGATCTCCGCGCGCGCTTCGCGGGCGCGGTGCGCGACGCGGACCTCGTGGTCGTCGGGTCCTACGTGCCCGACGGCGCCGAGGTCGGCGCCTG
The DNA window shown above is from Sorangium aterium and carries:
- a CDS encoding CgeB family protein codes for the protein MNRRSPRPTLSRSLDIAFFGSSLVSAYWNGAATYYRGILRALAARGHRITFHEPDAYDRQKHRDIEDPPWARVVVYSGTDPAEPRRLVEQARSADVVVKASGVGVFDELLEAEVAALDRPGLTTIFWDVDAPATLERVRAAPSDPFRAQIPRYDLVFTYGGGDPVVRGYEALGARRCAPIYNALDPETHLEVAPDPRFHCDFALLANRLPDRERRVEEFFLRPAAALPGLRFLLGGSGWQDKALPPNVRYVGHVYTADHNAFNASARAVLNVARDSMASVGFSPATRVFEAAGAAACLVTDAWEGIELFLEPGREVLVARSGDDVAEILRTLTPERARAIGRAAKQRVLAGHTYAERARQVEALLARPDGATLTANAPP
- a CDS encoding glycosyltransferase family 4 protein encodes the protein MADAARAPGSVLMTADTVGGVFSYAIELARALAARGVRTSLATLGGPLSAPQREAAGRVPGLAVFESSFRLEWMEDPWDDVARAGDWLLELEERLRPALIHLNGYAHGALDFRAPKLVVAHSCVLSWWAAVLGGEAPPRYDRYRREVARGLAAASAVVAPTRAMLDALLRHHGPLPAGSRAEVISNAADPARFAPRPKEELVLAVGRLWDQAKNIEALGEVAPHLPWPIQVAGSDVRPGGGASAIPLPSLERLGVLSPSAVAAALGRASIYAHPARYEPFGLSVLEAALSGCALVLGDIPSLREVWGDAALYVDPGDTEALRRALRTLIDAPGARREMAARARARALGFSPRRMARGYLRLYGELLGRGRSEQRSPAREARSPARDAAVVLERRGTSGFAAALPAKKASTPCA
- a CDS encoding SDR family NAD(P)-dependent oxidoreductase, encoding MSAAALDPDGATLAEGRPALITGGAGFIGANLAHRLLQAGEAVILFDNLSRPSVARNVEWLRRTHGDRVTLITGDVRDARAVAAAVRRASSVFHFAAQVAVTTSLVQPVEDFEINARGTLNVLEAIRAESAPPPLLLTSTNKVYGGLPDVPLSCSGRRYEPTDPELRASGVSEARPLDFHSPYGCSKGAADQYVIDYARTFGLPAAVFRMSCIYGPRQFGTEDQGWVAHFLLQALRREPITLYGDGMQVRDVLFIDDLVDALLLARGDIRRISASAFNVGGGPENTLSLLELLDLIEELDGKRPLIGFEGWRPGDQRYYVSDCRRLSAATGWWPRVRVREGVRRLHGWLREMTETTGAGKAVAAGQPAKEPCAGGVR
- a CDS encoding NAD-dependent epimerase/dehydratase family protein, with the translated sequence MTSHVLITGGAGFIGSHVADELLRQGVRVRALDSLVPQVHGPDRRRPAYLDPEVELIVGDVRDRDAVRSALRGVDAVVHFASAVGVGQSMYKIAEYTSINNVGTAVLLEELAEKPVSRLLVASSMSVYGEGLYRTASGAVVPGVSRPLEQLRRGDWEVRSEAGEALVPIPTPESKPPSLESVYALSKYDQERLCLMIGRAYQIPTVALRFFNVYGRRQALSNPYTGVLAIFAARLLNGRPPVIFEDGLQRRDLVSVTDVARACVRALGADAAIGQVLNIGSGRSYTVREVAERVREVMGKSGIEPEIVGKSRLGDVRHCFADIGAAQQKIGYAPRVSLEEGLRDLADWLEGQVAKDAVAQARAELESRGLTV
- a CDS encoding TIGR04295 family B12-binding domain-containing radical SAM protein: MRFALVNPAWSFEGSIYFGCREPHLPLEYGYARALLEAAGHEATVIDAQARGLADGALRDEVAALRADAIVVTTAPSYLFWRCAPPELRVPQQALRALHGLPGLRLAVGPHASTTPRATLRKLGVDAVVMGECEDVLVELADRPRSRWGEIDSIAWLEGDEARVQGGPRASDMGRLPALRWDEATVARHAHHHHRFDAAPIGPGAEVEASRGCPYHCTFCAKDNFREGYRKRPLDVLLDELDGLVAQGVRYVYFIDEIFLPDRPLLEALVDRPVSFGVQMRVDNWSREMLDLLGRAGCVSIEAGVESITREGRSLLAKRCKLSTEQLGDLLIHAKQSVPFVQANLIQSPTDDPADVAAFRERLRQHGVWANEPVPMFPYPGSPEYTMRWGAPDDQAWERSVAHYLDRFDRFSDLQDSRPLPLSALEIAPPGHG
- a CDS encoding CgeB family protein, with the protein product MRIALFCHSLLSDWNHGNAHFLRGVVTELAERGHEVRAFEPRDAWSLQNLVADHGDAPLREVREVYPRVDPIRYDLASLDLDEALEGTSLVIVHEWSEPELVARIGAHRARAPRAPYRLLFHDTHHRSVTDPGAMARYDLTRYDGVLAFGRVIRDLYLARRWARRAFVWHEAADVRVFRPRRGAGPERDLVWIGNWGDEERTRELDAFLIGPARDLGLSAHVYGVRYPEHARAALDAAGIEHRGWLPNYRAPEAFARARVTVHVPRRPYVASLPGIPTIRPFEAMACAIPLICSPWSDAEGLFSPGLDYLVARDGDQMKRHLAALLAEPALAAELAERGRRTILARHTCAHRVDELLAISAELGVEVDPPAPAATPQRATS
- a CDS encoding antibiotic biosynthesis monooxygenase family protein — protein: MIVVTNRIPVAEGHEADFEDRFKNRVHLVDQAPGFIRNEVHRPKPMKLDHATGAWSPDPDAQGFYEVKTWWRSMDDFIAWTRSPAFAEAHRNRAPKEMFAGPSKLDIHEVFLSTDLKG